The proteins below are encoded in one region of Ereboglobus luteus:
- a CDS encoding ShlB/FhaC/HecB family hemolysin secretion/activation protein has protein sequence MRTYFRLKYETNFDGDTSLTEPELIALGRYETTRDYQILSYDFGHTMFIEPLLFGEKFYSGDNWRKSARAHEISFSSRGQYSITDDRLIPQKMMTLGGMYSVRGYPESTTSGDNVYAASLEYRLHVPRLFRPYAALPRDRGDHTPPTYFGIPMNWRAPNLHALPDWDFIVRLFGDVGRSHVIPTSKAYVIEDSHTLASVGFGFEAQFKGVFNARIDWGFAQKSVHTSARDVSRNSSQVHFTISMLW, from the coding sequence ATGCGCACGTATTTCCGCCTCAAATACGAAACCAATTTCGACGGCGACACCAGCCTCACCGAGCCCGAGCTCATCGCCCTCGGCCGCTACGAAACCACCCGCGACTACCAGATCCTCAGCTACGACTTCGGCCACACCATGTTCATAGAGCCGCTCCTCTTCGGCGAAAAATTCTATTCCGGCGACAACTGGCGCAAATCCGCCCGCGCCCACGAAATCTCCTTCAGCAGCCGCGGCCAGTATTCCATCACCGACGACCGCCTGATACCGCAAAAAATGATGACCCTCGGCGGCATGTATTCAGTTCGTGGATACCCCGAGTCCACCACCTCCGGCGACAATGTCTACGCCGCGTCGCTCGAATACCGCCTCCACGTCCCCCGCCTCTTCCGCCCCTACGCCGCCCTGCCCCGCGACCGCGGCGACCACACCCCGCCCACCTATTTCGGAATCCCCATGAACTGGCGCGCCCCCAACCTTCACGCCCTGCCCGACTGGGATTTCATCGTGCGCCTCTTCGGCGACGTCGGCCGCTCCCACGTTATCCCCACAAGCAAGGCCTACGTCATCGAGGACTCCCATACGCTCGCCAGCGTCGGCTTCGGTTTCGAGGCGCAATTCAAGGGAGTTTTTAACGCCCGCATCGACTGGGGCTTCGCCCAAAAATCCGTCCACACCAGCGCGCGCGATGTCTCCAGGAATTCCTCGCAGGTGCACTTCACCATTTCGATGCTCTGGTAA
- a CDS encoding peptidoglycan-binding domain-containing protein has product MSEPMLKKGDKGDLVKILQNTLNKEFPQKHPIRADGVFGSATEIAVKGFQKQNKLRPDGVVDLKTAGKLGSGKFTAAMKKWQQLKETTMKALKDRAEKDAETKKSEPQVELMVLADGKVVTKKDYEEIRANAIKSLKATATHLVNNAGSIRYGWKCAVEIYNDAPWFVRAVVPTPPNDGFVRKAEAAAAEAKRAVDAGNLNIVEAKFKAAADEINRAGEVLYNHREKSIGRSGGAVTVLEITRDVSFETVRLIANAKSGGRGSVVIDAGIAAVKRTATEIGKGVAGTSSGFDDAFKNVAVDTFVAAGTSKFFADKGLVQNLTNNVAKNAMGALAKHLPSKLGGVCEKYIAKWLAKGGASLLKTAVQDTSKVLTGDIGLDQLGSTIAKNMLTKIPLFGLNKAIDSNLAAKLYGKLPKDITSRLTHDLFKKIMASGPVGVPLDKAMGAAINNLNGNETSANQIVDMIAIEAARDKQFMDQIRAEIAKIEKKK; this is encoded by the coding sequence ATGTCCGAGCCCATGCTAAAAAAAGGAGACAAGGGAGACCTCGTCAAAATCCTCCAAAACACGCTTAACAAGGAATTCCCCCAAAAGCACCCGATCCGCGCCGACGGAGTCTTTGGCTCGGCGACCGAGATCGCCGTCAAGGGGTTCCAAAAGCAAAACAAACTCCGCCCCGACGGCGTCGTTGACCTCAAGACGGCCGGCAAGCTCGGCAGCGGCAAGTTCACCGCCGCCATGAAAAAATGGCAGCAACTCAAGGAGACGACGATGAAGGCGCTCAAGGATCGGGCGGAGAAGGACGCGGAAACGAAAAAAAGCGAGCCGCAGGTGGAACTAATGGTGCTCGCGGACGGCAAGGTGGTCACGAAAAAGGATTATGAGGAAATCAGGGCCAACGCGATCAAATCACTCAAGGCCACGGCAACCCATCTGGTCAACAACGCCGGCAGCATCAGGTATGGATGGAAGTGCGCGGTCGAAATCTACAATGACGCGCCTTGGTTTGTCCGCGCTGTCGTGCCGACTCCGCCCAACGATGGATTTGTCAGGAAAGCCGAGGCCGCCGCGGCGGAGGCCAAGCGCGCGGTCGATGCGGGCAATCTCAACATCGTCGAGGCCAAATTCAAGGCCGCTGCCGACGAGATCAACCGCGCCGGCGAGGTGCTTTACAATCACCGGGAAAAATCCATTGGCAGAAGCGGCGGCGCTGTCACCGTCCTCGAAATCACCCGCGATGTGAGCTTCGAGACCGTCAGGCTCATCGCCAACGCCAAAAGCGGGGGGCGGGGCTCGGTGGTCATCGATGCCGGCATCGCGGCAGTGAAACGCACGGCGACAGAGATCGGCAAGGGTGTCGCCGGAACGAGTAGCGGCTTCGACGACGCATTCAAAAATGTGGCGGTGGACACCTTCGTCGCAGCCGGAACCAGCAAGTTTTTCGCCGACAAGGGCCTTGTCCAAAACCTCACCAACAATGTCGCCAAAAATGCAATGGGCGCGCTTGCGAAGCATTTGCCAAGCAAGCTGGGCGGTGTGTGCGAGAAATACATCGCCAAATGGCTGGCCAAGGGCGGCGCCAGCCTGCTCAAGACCGCAGTGCAAGACACGTCCAAGGTGCTGACCGGCGACATAGGCCTGGACCAGCTCGGATCGACAATCGCGAAGAACATGCTGACAAAAATCCCGCTTTTCGGCCTCAACAAGGCGATCGACTCGAACCTCGCGGCAAAACTATACGGCAAGCTGCCGAAAGACATTACCAGTCGCCTGACACACGATCTGTTCAAAAAAATCATGGCCAGCGGCCCGGTCGGCGTGCCCCTCGACAAGGCGATGGGAGCGGCAATCAATAATCTGAACGGCAATGAAACCTCGGCGAACCAAATCGTTGACATGATCGCCATCGAAGCCGCCAGGGACAAGCAGTTCATGGATCAAATCCGGGCTGAAATCGCCAAGATCGAAAAGAAAAAATGA